A genomic segment from Streptomyces sp. TLI_235 encodes:
- a CDS encoding membrane peptidoglycan carboxypeptidase produces MARHNSIGYRKKVLLAARLVGASALGGVLVAGLALPAVGAAGLGAQSAVEDFDSLPDDFRTPPLSQASTVYDAAGGTIATIYSRDRTVVASDAMSPLVKTALVDIEDSRYYQHGAVDLKGVLRALNSNATSGTTAQGASTLTQQYVKNVFVDQAGDDVQKVQEAQRQTLDRKVRELKYAIKVEETLSKDQILANYLNITFFGEKAYGIETAAQRYFSVHAEDLSLPQAALLAGLVQSPSAYDPIVNPAAAKARRDTVLRRMAELGHITAAQAAEAIASPVELKVTRAHQGCITAGTGEGFFCDYVQRVVLSDPAFGRTPEERKALWKRGGLQIRTTLDPKAQKAVQQAVTAHAAPSDRPAAVMSVVQPGTGKVLAMAQSRPYGLGKDETTINLNVPKRMGGGLGFPTGSTFKPIVAAAALENGIPVSRSYTSGYSMPWPAMKDCAGGRFPEGGEVHNDSRTLIGSFAMPAAMKQSVNTYFANLEAETGLCEVAKTAAKLGITQQAGGEKLSVVPSMTLGSNDLTPLEMASVYAAFAAHGTYCAPTAITSVTGPDGKALAVPKASCTEAMSQTTADTVTAMLRGVVEDGGTGTTAGLSDRETAGKTGTTNEGRQVWFVGYTPELAAATVVSDTVDPAPLQGQRMGGERIQSAFGGAVAGPIWRDAVEDALDGVPAGEFTVVRLPSAAPDTSDSDRQAPETGRPTPGGGQPTTGQPTQSGRPTPGGGQTTPGRPSPGPGRPTRGTGEPTAGAGQPSGGGGQ; encoded by the coding sequence ATGGCGCGTCACAACTCCATCGGTTACCGCAAGAAGGTCCTCCTGGCTGCCCGTCTGGTCGGGGCGAGCGCCCTGGGCGGCGTCCTCGTCGCGGGGCTCGCACTCCCCGCCGTGGGGGCCGCCGGGCTCGGCGCGCAGTCGGCGGTGGAGGACTTCGACAGCCTGCCCGACGACTTCAGGACGCCGCCGCTCTCCCAGGCGTCCACCGTCTACGACGCGGCCGGCGGGACGATCGCCACCATCTACAGCCGGGACCGCACGGTCGTCGCCTCCGACGCCATGTCGCCGCTGGTCAAGACCGCCCTGGTCGACATCGAGGACAGCCGCTACTACCAGCACGGCGCCGTCGACCTGAAGGGCGTGCTGCGCGCCCTCAACTCCAACGCGACCTCCGGCACCACCGCGCAGGGCGCGTCCACCCTCACCCAGCAGTACGTCAAGAACGTCTTCGTCGACCAGGCGGGCGACGACGTGCAGAAGGTCCAGGAGGCGCAGCGGCAGACCCTGGACCGCAAGGTCCGCGAACTCAAGTACGCCATCAAGGTCGAGGAGACCCTGAGCAAGGACCAGATCCTCGCCAACTACCTCAACATCACCTTCTTCGGCGAGAAGGCGTACGGCATAGAGACGGCCGCCCAGCGGTACTTCAGCGTGCACGCCGAGGATCTGTCGCTGCCTCAGGCGGCGCTGCTGGCAGGCCTGGTGCAGTCGCCGTCGGCCTACGACCCGATCGTCAACCCGGCCGCGGCGAAGGCGCGCCGCGACACCGTGCTGCGCCGGATGGCCGAACTCGGACACATCACCGCGGCGCAGGCGGCGGAGGCGATCGCCTCCCCGGTGGAGCTGAAGGTGACCCGGGCGCACCAGGGCTGCATCACCGCAGGGACGGGCGAGGGCTTCTTCTGCGACTACGTGCAGCGGGTGGTGCTGTCCGACCCGGCCTTCGGCAGGACCCCGGAGGAGCGGAAGGCGCTGTGGAAGCGCGGCGGGCTGCAGATCCGCACCACCCTCGACCCCAAGGCGCAGAAGGCGGTGCAGCAGGCCGTCACCGCGCACGCCGCGCCGTCCGACCGGCCGGCCGCGGTGATGTCGGTCGTCCAGCCGGGCACCGGCAAGGTGCTGGCGATGGCGCAGAGCCGCCCGTACGGGCTGGGCAAGGACGAGACCACGATCAACCTGAACGTGCCGAAGCGGATGGGCGGCGGCCTCGGTTTCCCGACCGGCTCCACCTTCAAGCCGATCGTGGCCGCGGCGGCGCTGGAGAACGGCATACCGGTCAGCCGCAGCTACACCTCGGGCTACAGCATGCCGTGGCCGGCGATGAAGGACTGCGCGGGCGGCCGCTTCCCGGAGGGCGGCGAGGTGCACAACGACAGCCGCACCCTCATCGGCAGCTTCGCCATGCCGGCCGCGATGAAGCAGTCGGTCAACACCTACTTCGCCAACCTGGAGGCCGAGACCGGCCTGTGCGAGGTGGCGAAGACGGCCGCCAAGCTCGGCATCACCCAGCAGGCCGGCGGCGAGAAGCTCAGCGTGGTGCCGTCGATGACCCTCGGCAGCAACGACCTGACGCCGCTGGAGATGGCGAGCGTGTACGCGGCGTTCGCCGCCCACGGCACCTACTGCGCGCCGACCGCGATCACCTCGGTGACCGGCCCGGACGGCAAGGCCCTCGCCGTGCCGAAGGCCTCCTGCACCGAGGCGATGTCGCAGACCACCGCGGACACCGTCACCGCGATGCTGCGCGGCGTGGTCGAGGACGGTGGCACCGGCACCACCGCCGGCCTGTCCGACCGGGAGACGGCCGGCAAGACCGGCACCACCAACGAGGGCCGGCAGGTCTGGTTCGTCGGCTACACCCCGGAGCTGGCCGCCGCGACGGTCGTCAGCGACACGGTGGACCCCGCCCCGCTGCAGGGCCAGCGGATGGGCGGCGAGCGGATCCAGTCCGCCTTCGGCGGCGCGGTCGCCGGCCCGATCTGGCGGGACGCCGTCGAGGACGCCCTGGACGGTGTCCCGGCCGGGGAGTTCACCGTGGTGCGGCTGCCGTCCGCCGCCCCGGACACGTCCGACTCCGACCGGCAGGCCCCGGAGACCGGCCGGCCGACCCCGGGCGGAGGACAGCCGACCACCGGACAGCCCACCCAGAGCGGGCGGCCCACCCCGGGCGGCGGCCAGACGACCCCCGGCCGGCCGAGCCCGGGCCCCGGGCGCCCGACCCGCGGCACCGGGGAGCCGACCGCGGGCGCGGGGCAGCCCAGCGGCGGCGGAGGTCAGTAG
- a CDS encoding impB/mucB/samB family protein — MAEPQPRVPRVLVVWCPDWPVVATAPAEGDHGPVAVVVSGHVLACSDEARSAGVRRGQRLRLAQRLCPELRLRERDQEAEARRFEPVAAAVEAFTPRVEILRPGLCAIPVKGPARYFGGEEALAGKVRAAVAAALAAPDETAGARTPYENEPAAGTDGPARGTDGPAAGRRDPHPGDGVEQPGTVRRLHPAPAAAPAVPLHAVPGAAPAAHPQAPAAEERAPQAVPRPAPVPPSGLVGVADGLFAAVLAARAGVLVPQGRTAEFLAPYPVAALGDEDLADLLGRLGIHTVGAFAVLSGEAVADRFGPAGTAAHRLARGLQARPLTPRRAGPDLAVEQLFDPPEESSEPLVFVGRALADRLHARLGAAGLACQRVAVEVTCADGGTASRLWRHEGRLGSAALAERVRWQLQAWQGAGRFPEEAGGFTALRLVPDGLVPDRGRQLALWGQAVVEDRVERAVARVQALLGYAGLRRVEPAGGRSPGEWATRTTWTEDSGERHTAGATAPWPGRVQDPAPSVVPRAPLPVSVLDAAGQPVGVDGRAEVSAPPARIALDGRVLEVTGWTGPWPAVEHWWDPALARRRARFQVAVADGRALLLTVEGGRWYVEGAYD; from the coding sequence ATGGCCGAACCGCAGCCCCGGGTGCCCCGCGTCCTCGTGGTCTGGTGTCCGGACTGGCCCGTCGTCGCCACCGCACCCGCCGAGGGCGACCACGGACCGGTCGCCGTGGTGGTCTCCGGCCACGTCCTGGCCTGCTCGGACGAGGCCCGCAGCGCCGGAGTCCGGCGCGGACAGAGACTCCGGCTCGCCCAGCGGCTCTGCCCCGAACTGCGCCTGCGCGAACGCGACCAGGAGGCCGAGGCCCGGCGCTTCGAACCGGTCGCCGCCGCCGTCGAGGCCTTCACCCCCCGGGTCGAGATCCTCCGCCCCGGCCTCTGCGCCATCCCCGTCAAGGGCCCCGCCCGCTACTTCGGCGGCGAGGAGGCCCTGGCCGGCAAAGTCCGCGCAGCCGTCGCCGCCGCCCTCGCCGCACCCGACGAGACCGCCGGCGCCCGCACCCCCTACGAGAACGAGCCCGCCGCCGGCACGGACGGGCCCGCCCGCGGCACGGACGGGCCCGCCGCCGGGCGCCGCGACCCGCACCCGGGGGACGGAGTCGAACAGCCCGGCACCGTTCGGAGGCTGCACCCCGCCCCGGCCGCCGCGCCCGCCGTCCCCCTGCACGCCGTCCCCGGTGCCGCTCCTGCCGCTCACCCGCAGGCTCCTGCGGCGGAGGAACGTGCGCCGCAGGCCGTCCCCCGGCCCGCCCCCGTGCCGCCGTCCGGGCTGGTCGGGGTGGCGGACGGGTTGTTCGCGGCGGTGCTGGCGGCCCGGGCCGGGGTGCTGGTGCCGCAGGGACGGACGGCCGAGTTCCTCGCGCCGTACCCGGTGGCGGCGCTCGGTGACGAGGACCTCGCCGATCTGCTGGGCAGGCTCGGCATCCACACGGTCGGGGCGTTCGCCGTGCTCTCCGGCGAGGCGGTCGCCGACCGGTTCGGGCCGGCGGGGACTGCCGCGCACCGGCTGGCCCGGGGCCTGCAGGCCCGACCGCTGACACCCCGCAGGGCCGGCCCCGACCTGGCCGTCGAGCAGCTCTTCGACCCGCCGGAGGAGTCCTCCGAGCCGCTGGTCTTCGTCGGGCGGGCGCTCGCCGACCGGCTGCACGCCCGGCTCGGTGCGGCCGGCCTCGCCTGCCAGCGGGTCGCCGTCGAGGTGACCTGCGCCGACGGCGGGACGGCGTCCCGGCTGTGGCGGCACGAGGGACGGCTGGGTTCGGCGGCGCTCGCCGAGCGGGTCCGCTGGCAGCTGCAGGCCTGGCAGGGCGCCGGACGCTTCCCTGAGGAGGCCGGCGGCTTCACCGCGCTGCGGCTCGTCCCGGACGGCCTCGTCCCGGACCGCGGGCGGCAGTTGGCCCTCTGGGGGCAGGCCGTCGTCGAGGACCGGGTCGAGCGGGCGGTGGCCCGTGTCCAGGCCCTGCTCGGGTACGCGGGGCTGCGCCGGGTCGAGCCGGCCGGTGGCCGCAGCCCCGGCGAGTGGGCGACCCGCACCACCTGGACGGAGGACTCCGGGGAGCGGCACACCGCCGGTGCCACCGCCCCCTGGCCGGGCCGGGTGCAGGACCCGGCGCCGTCCGTGGTGCCCCGCGCCCCGCTGCCGGTCTCGGTGCTGGACGCGGCCGGACAGCCGGTCGGCGTCGACGGGCGGGCCGAGGTCTCCGCCCCGCCGGCCCGGATCGCCCTGGACGGCCGCGTCCTGGAGGTCACCGGCTGGACCGGGCCCTGGCCCGCCGTCGAGCACTGGTGGGACCCGGCCCTGGCCCGCCGCCGGGCGCGCTTCCAGGTCGCCGTCGCCGACGGCCGCGCCCTGCTGCTCACCGTCGAGGGCGGCCGCTGGTACGTGGAGGGCGCCTACGACTGA
- a CDS encoding catechol 2,3-dioxygenase-like lactoylglutathione lyase family enzyme has translation MDWKLEVVVVPVSDVDRAKHFYAEQVGFAVDTDSRIGAEARIVQLTPPGSACSIIIGTGVSDSRPGSMQGLQLVVDDIEAARAALVAGGVEVGPVQHFEDGVKAEGKGGDWNSFVFFADPDGNGWAVQERPAGT, from the coding sequence GTGGACTGGAAGCTCGAAGTGGTGGTGGTCCCGGTCTCCGACGTGGACCGGGCCAAGCACTTCTACGCCGAGCAGGTCGGTTTCGCGGTCGACACCGACAGCCGGATCGGCGCGGAGGCCCGGATCGTCCAGCTGACCCCGCCGGGCTCGGCCTGTTCGATCATCATCGGCACCGGGGTCAGCGACTCGCGGCCGGGTTCGATGCAGGGCCTCCAGCTGGTGGTGGACGACATCGAGGCGGCCCGGGCGGCCCTCGTCGCCGGGGGCGTGGAGGTCGGCCCGGTGCAGCACTTCGAGGACGGGGTGAAGGCCGAGGGCAAGGGCGGCGACTGGAACTCCTTCGTGTTCTTCGCCGACCCGGACGGCAACGGCTGGGCCGTCCAGGAGCGTCCGGCCGGCACCTGA
- a CDS encoding stage II sporulation protein E: MHGWRRPAALRGVWQRAHALVMIPLGFIVLISVVDLASPNDVHLGPLLVVAPAITASFAGAWLTGLIGALAVAAQVVIGVFHGGLFTTNHETQIIALILVSTVIVLYCRVRERRGRELTRVRSVSETVQRVLLRPLPERLGPLRLAALYLPAEDEALLGGDLYAATRVPGATRVLIGDVRGKGLTAIEDAAQVLGAFREIAHHHIALPGLAAALDASFARHLAETAESPDEDDAVERFVTVLLADLPDDPAEPVRIANCGHPPPLLLSQGKPVRTLEAGGSAPPIGLGTLPGAHYRQDAFDVHSGETLLLYTDGVTEARDGERAFYPLAERAARWGGVEPSGLVDRLRRDLLVHVGGRLKDDAAAVAIERA; this comes from the coding sequence GTGCACGGATGGCGGCGCCCGGCTGCCCTGCGCGGGGTGTGGCAGCGTGCCCATGCGCTGGTGATGATCCCGCTGGGCTTCATCGTGCTGATCTCGGTGGTCGACCTGGCCTCCCCGAACGACGTGCACCTCGGCCCGCTGCTGGTGGTCGCCCCCGCCATCACCGCCTCCTTCGCCGGCGCCTGGCTCACCGGTCTGATCGGCGCCCTCGCGGTGGCCGCCCAGGTGGTCATCGGGGTCTTCCACGGCGGTCTGTTCACCACCAACCACGAGACGCAGATCATCGCCCTGATCCTGGTCTCCACGGTGATCGTGCTGTACTGCCGCGTCCGGGAGAGGCGCGGGCGCGAACTCACCCGGGTCCGCTCCGTCTCCGAGACGGTGCAGCGGGTACTGCTGCGGCCGCTGCCCGAACGGCTCGGCCCGCTCCGGCTCGCCGCCCTCTACCTGCCCGCCGAGGACGAGGCCCTGCTCGGCGGCGACCTGTACGCCGCGACCCGGGTGCCCGGGGCCACCCGGGTGCTGATCGGGGACGTCCGGGGCAAGGGGCTGACCGCCATCGAGGACGCCGCGCAGGTGCTCGGCGCCTTCCGCGAGATCGCCCACCACCACATCGCCCTGCCCGGTCTCGCGGCCGCCCTCGACGCCAGCTTCGCCCGCCACCTGGCCGAGACCGCCGAGAGCCCGGACGAGGACGACGCCGTCGAACGCTTCGTCACCGTGCTGCTCGCCGACCTGCCGGACGACCCGGCGGAGCCCGTCCGGATCGCCAACTGCGGGCACCCGCCGCCGCTGCTGCTCTCCCAGGGGAAGCCCGTCAGGACCCTGGAGGCGGGCGGCTCCGCCCCGCCGATCGGACTCGGCACCCTGCCGGGCGCGCACTACCGGCAGGACGCCTTCGACGTGCACTCCGGCGAGACCCTGCTGCTCTACACCGACGGCGTCACCGAGGCCCGCGACGGCGAACGCGCCTTCTACCCGCTCGCCGAACGCGCCGCCCGGTGGGGCGGCGTCGAACCGTCCGGCCTGGTCGACCGGCTCCGCCGCGACCTGCTGGTCCACGTGGGCGGCCGGCTGAAGGACGACGCCGCGGCGGTCGCCATCGAACGGGCCTGA